A DNA window from Christiangramia salexigens contains the following coding sequences:
- the gldD gene encoding gliding motility lipoprotein GldD, which yields MRNLSLTIIGMLMLFASCKDDPKPKPKGFLALEYPEPEYEIVDFGCPYTFEKNKIASISESRNKVPCWINLDYKLLNGSIFITYQPVKNNLDSLLADAQKLPLQHTIKADAIEGDIYTNEYHNTYGMFYEVDGDAASQAQFYLTDSTDHFITGSVYFNSLPNYDSIIPAASYLKKDIRHLMESLKFK from the coding sequence ATGAGAAATTTAAGTCTTACAATAATTGGAATGTTGATGTTGTTCGCCTCATGTAAGGATGACCCAAAACCTAAGCCCAAGGGTTTTCTTGCCTTGGAGTATCCAGAGCCTGAATATGAAATAGTGGATTTTGGATGCCCATACACGTTTGAAAAGAATAAGATCGCAAGCATTTCAGAGTCGAGAAATAAAGTGCCTTGCTGGATCAATTTAGATTATAAACTTTTGAATGGTTCTATCTTTATCACCTATCAGCCGGTTAAAAATAATCTTGATTCTTTGCTGGCAGATGCTCAGAAATTGCCGTTACAACATACTATCAAGGCAGATGCGATAGAAGGCGATATCTATACAAATGAATATCATAATACCTATGGGATGTTTTATGAAGTAGATGGAGATGCTGCTTCGCAGGCCCAGTTTTATTTAACAGATAGCACCGATCATTTTATAACCGGATCGGTTTATTTTAACAGTCTTCCAAATTACGACTCCATAATTCCTGCTGCTTCATATCTGAAGAAAGATATCAGACATCTCATGGAAAGTCTAAAATTTAAGTAA
- a CDS encoding gliding motility-associated protein GldE, translating to MDSEPPSLLLFWATMGFTHLISLVFLFVLLFCSALISGAEVAFFSLTPANFITEDGKRTKTQNIVINLLEKPKKLLATILVANNFINIAIVLLFDNLAADLFAGVNTEVFGIDLRFLFEVGLVTFLILLFGEILPKVYASRNKVLFSNFMAYPIKFLDSLFSPLSTPMRAVTLYFHEKLGRQRSFISIDHLSQALELTSEEDTTKEEQKILQGIVSFGNTDTKQVMRPRMDIFALNESSSYTEIIPDIISNGYSRIPVFRENVDNVIGILYIKDLLPYLDKNDFKWTELLREPYFVPENKKLDDLLNEFKDKKNHLAIVVDEYGGTSGLISLEDIIEEIVGDISDEFDDEDLIYSKLDEYNFVFEGKTPLKDFYKIAKIEDSTVFEDQKGEADTLAGFLLEISGGFPKKNDVITFLNYKFTIEVIDDKRIKQIKLSIAPV from the coding sequence TTGGATTCGGAACCTCCCAGTTTGCTTTTGTTTTGGGCCACAATGGGATTCACCCATCTTATAAGTTTAGTATTCTTATTTGTACTATTGTTCTGCTCGGCCTTGATCTCCGGAGCAGAGGTAGCCTTCTTTTCTTTAACTCCTGCCAATTTCATAACCGAAGATGGTAAAAGGACCAAGACTCAGAACATTGTAATAAATCTGCTTGAAAAGCCGAAAAAGCTGCTTGCGACGATTCTAGTTGCAAACAATTTTATCAATATTGCAATCGTCTTATTGTTTGATAACCTGGCAGCCGATCTGTTTGCAGGGGTTAATACTGAAGTTTTTGGAATAGATCTCAGGTTCCTTTTTGAAGTTGGTTTAGTTACATTCCTTATTCTTTTATTCGGGGAAATACTTCCAAAAGTTTATGCCAGTCGTAATAAAGTACTCTTTTCGAACTTCATGGCTTATCCGATAAAATTTTTGGATAGCCTGTTCTCACCTTTGAGTACGCCTATGAGAGCTGTAACCCTGTATTTTCATGAAAAACTTGGAAGACAGAGGTCTTTTATAAGTATAGATCACCTTTCCCAGGCACTCGAGCTTACCAGTGAAGAGGACACGACCAAGGAAGAGCAAAAGATTTTGCAGGGAATTGTGAGTTTTGGTAATACCGATACCAAACAGGTAATGCGACCCCGAATGGATATTTTCGCTCTGAATGAATCGAGTTCCTACACAGAAATTATTCCGGACATCATTTCCAATGGGTATTCGCGGATCCCGGTTTTTAGGGAAAATGTAGACAATGTTATTGGGATACTTTATATTAAAGACCTGCTGCCTTATTTGGATAAGAATGACTTTAAATGGACGGAGCTTCTGCGTGAGCCCTATTTTGTGCCTGAAAACAAGAAGCTTGATGATCTTTTAAATGAATTTAAGGATAAAAAGAACCACCTCGCAATTGTAGTGGATGAATATGGGGGGACCAGTGGTCTTATCTCCTTAGAGGATATCATTGAAGAGATCGTTGGAGACATAAGCGATGAATTTGATGATGAAGACCTTATTTATTCCAAACTCGATGAATATAATTTCGTGTTCGAGGGTAAGACCCCTTTAAAGGATTTCTATAAGATCGCTAAGATCGAAGATTCAACGGTGTTTGAAGATCAAAAGGGGGAGGCAGATACTTTAGCCGGTTTCCTTTTAGAGATATCGGGAGGGTTCCCAAAGAAAAACGATGTCATTACTTTTCTGAACTATAAGTTTACTATTGAGGTGATAGACGACAAACGGATCAAACAAATCAAGTTGAGTATCGCCCCGGTATGA
- a CDS encoding single-stranded DNA-binding protein — protein MTGTLNKVMLIGHTGDDVKMHYFEGGNSIGRFPLATNESYTNRTTGERVTNTEWHNVVVRNKAAEICEKYLKKGDRVYIEGRIKTRKWQDDQGNDRYQTEIHCTEFTFLTPKGETGAEPAGNSNSQYSGNRPAKPKSDNFANTNQSHSQEEEEDDLPF, from the coding sequence ATGACAGGTACATTAAACAAAGTAATGTTAATTGGACATACCGGAGACGACGTAAAGATGCATTATTTTGAAGGTGGGAACTCCATTGGGCGTTTTCCGCTTGCCACAAATGAAAGCTATACCAATCGTACCACCGGTGAGCGTGTTACAAATACAGAGTGGCATAATGTAGTAGTGCGAAATAAAGCTGCTGAAATTTGCGAGAAATATCTTAAAAAAGGAGACAGAGTATATATAGAAGGTCGTATTAAAACCCGTAAATGGCAGGATGACCAGGGTAATGATAGGTATCAGACCGAGATTCATTGTACAGAATTCACTTTTTTAACTCCTAAAGGGGAAACCGGAGCAGAGCCTGCTGGAAACTCAAATTCACAGTATTCAGGGAACAGACCGGCTAAGCCAAAAAGTGATAATTTCGCAAATACAAATCAATCTCATTCCCAGGAAGAGGAAGAGGACGATTTGCCGTTTTAA